TAAGAAAGCTTATAGTATAAAAAGAGGATCTCTTGAACTTATACGTTCCAGGATCCTCCTTTTGTTTTATTTAATTATTTGCAGTTCTTTTGGAAATTTCGTTAACAGCTCATAGCCTGTTGCGGTGACAAGTACATCGTCTTCAATCCTAACTCCAGCAATTTGAGGTACATATATCCCTGGTTCAACCGTAAATACCATTCCCTCTTGTAGCAACAATGGATTTTTTTCAGTTACGGATGGATATTCATGGATGCTAATCCCTAAGCCATGCCCTAAACGATGTGGAAAGTATTCACCAAAGCCAGCTTCAGAAATGATTCTTCTTGCTGTTAAATCAATCTCAGAGCAGGCAACACCAGGCTTAATGGCTTCGATGGCTGCAAGCTGCCCCTTTAACACTGTGTCATAAATCTCTTTTTGTTTATCAGAAATTTCCCCATAGGCAACGGTTCTCGTAATATCAGAGCAGTAGCCATCCACAACTACACCTAGATCGAATAACACTAAATCACCTTTTTTTACCTTTGTCTCGCCAGGTGTACCATGAGGTGCTGCAGCGTTAGTTCCAGTTAATACCATCGTTGAAAAAGACATTTGCGATACACCCTTTTTCTTCAATGCATACTCAACTGCCGCTAAGATTTCCAGTTCAGATTTCCCTTCTTTGATTTCTGAAATACCGGTTTGAATTGCATAATCAGCCAATTCACAGGCCTCGCGCAGCTTTGCTATTTCATTCTCGCTTTTAATCATTCTTAGCTTCCTAAGCTTTTCCTCCGCAGAGATGAAAGAGACACTAGGATAGATCCCGTTGATCATTTCATAAC
The DNA window shown above is from Bacillus sp. T3 and carries:
- a CDS encoding Xaa-Pro peptidase family protein, producing the protein MLKLQEISKWMRENDTQVCFLTSSENVFYLSGFFSDPHERLLGLAIFQDAEPFLICPGMEVNEARNAGWQYEIIGYSDIDQPWELVHKAIAKRVNSVSTIAIEKEHMNVERYEMINGIYPSVSFISAEEKLRKLRMIKSENEIAKLREACELADYAIQTGISEIKEGKSELEILAAVEYALKKKGVSQMSFSTMVLTGTNAAAPHGTPGETKVKKGDLVLFDLGVVVDGYCSDITRTVAYGEISDKQKEIYDTVLKGQLAAIEAIKPGVACSEIDLTARRIISEAGFGEYFPHRLGHGLGISIHEYPSVTEKNPLLLQEGMVFTVEPGIYVPQIAGVRIEDDVLVTATGYELLTKFPKELQIIK